The genomic DNA GAAGCACTCGGGACATTCGGGTACGCTTCCATCAAGGGAGGATTCACAGGGGTCGGATTTGATGGGATTGCAGTCGCGCTTCTGGGCGGAAATGCAGCAATCGGGGTTATCTTCGCGGCACTCCTGTTCGGTGGCTTGAAAGTAGGAGCCTTGAATATGCCGCTTGATGCAGGAATTCCGAATGAGCTTGTCGATATCATTATCGCCCTCATCATCTTCTTTGTGGCATCAGGTTACATCATTCGTTATATGATTCAACGATTCAGAAAAAAGGGGGTGAAATAAGTGGGGTTCATTGATATCTTAACCATACTTATTCCATCAACATTGTTATGGGCAGCACCACTTATTTTCACTTCACTGGGTGGAGCATTTTCAGAGCGGTCTGGGGTCGTCAATATCGGCCTCGAAGGATTGATGGTCATCGGAGCCTTCTCTTCCATCGTCTTTAACCTTGCGTTTGCCGATACGTTCGGTGCCGCCACCCCATGGGTATCCCTTATTGTGGGTATGCTTGCCGGGGCATTGATTTCCATCCTGCATGCGGTCGCTTCGATCAGCTTCAGGGCAGACCAGACCGTTTCCGGTGTGGCGATCAACCTCCTTGCCGTTGGACTGACACTTTTCCTTGTAAAGCGCATTTATGGAAAAGGGCAAACAGACATCATTTCAGAAGGTTTCTCGAAGATTGATGTGCCAGTGCTCCATAAGATCCCGGTGATCGGCGACATTTTCTTCAGCAACACGTACTGGCCGCCTTTTGTGGCGATCATCGCTGCATTCCTCGTCTGGTTCATCATGTTTAAGACGCCATTCGGTTTGCGCCTGCGATCCGTTGGTGAACACCCGATGGCAGCCGACACGATGGGTATCAATGTGACGCGCATGAGGTATATCGGCGTCATCCTCTCCGGAGCCTTCGCTGGTATCGGGGGAGGGGTATACGCACAGTCCATTTCGTCCGATTTCAGTCATGCTACGATCAGTGGACAAGGCTTCATGGCCCTGGCTGCCCTGATCTTCGGGAAGTGGCATCCGCTAGGCGCCATGGGTGCAGCGATCTTCTTCGGATTCGCCCAAAGCCTCAGCATCATCGGAAGCAGCCTGCCGCTATTCGAGAATATACCGAGCGTCTATCTCTTGATTGCGCCTTACGTCCTCACGATCCTGGCGCTTACAGGGTTCATCGGACGTGCAGATGCACCGAAAGCCCTTGGAACACCGTATATCAAAGGAAGTCGTTAATGAAAAGGAGCCCTTCAACAAGGGCTCCTTTTGCATGTTTACAGCGATAAACACATATAATAGTCCATTAAGGTTTTACCAACGGAGGAAGATGCTTGTAAACGCGTGTGGCAAACATGTATAGTTAGACGTAAATACCCGCAAAATAAAGGTGTTTATGCAAGATATGAAGGAGGCTTGAGCCGAATGTCTGATATTAATGAAGTAATCAAGAAGAAAAACGGATATACGCTACATATCGTCAAAACTGAAAAATTCAAAACGAACAGCATCGTCTTTAAAATGAAGGCGCCGTTGGATCAAGATACGGTGACATTGAGAGGACTGCTTCCGCATGTTATGCAAAGCAGTACAAAATCCTTCCCTTCCACGACGAAACTGCGCTCCCACCTCGATGAACTCTATGGGGCAAACTTTTTTGTCGACCTTGGAAAGAAGGGGGAATACCACATCGTCAGCATGTCTGTCGAGATTGCCAATGAAAAATTCCTTGCTGATTCCGAGCCTCTTCTGCAAAAGGGGATCGAATTCTTGACTGAGGTCCTTTTCCATCCCCATGCCACTGATGAATTTGACCATGCAACGGTCGAGAAAGAAAAGCGCAATCAAAAGATCAGAATTCAATCGGTCTACGATGATAAAATGAGGTATGCGAACTCCCGTCTGGTGGAGGAGATGTGCAAAGGCGAGCGATTCGCCCTTCACGTAAACGGGGAGAAGGAAGAGGTCGATGCCATTACCCCGAAGGCGCTTTATGACTACTATGAGCGCGTGATGAGGGAAGATCAGTTCGATCTTTATGTGATCGGCGACGTCGATGCGGATGAAGTAGAAAAGCTGTGCGATGGTCTCATGGATCTTACCGACCGGGATCCTGAGCGCGTTGACCAGGGGATTCAAAAGGAAATCAAGAAAGAAAATGTCATCAAGGAACAGCAGGATGTCAAACAGGGGAAACTGAATATCGGTTACCGCACCCACACTCAATATGGGGATGAGGACTATTTTGCCCTTCAGGTGTTCAACGGGATATTCGGAGGGTTCTCCCACTCCAAACTGTTCATCAATGTACGTGAAAAAGCAAGTCTTGCCTACTATGCAGCAAGCCGCCTTGAAAGTCATAAAGGGCTTCTCATGGTGATGAGTGGAATCGAGTCGAAGAATTATGATCAAGCGGTGGGAATCATCGATGAACAGCTTCAGGCCATGAAGTCAGGGGATTTCACCAGTGACGAACTGGAACAGACCAAGGCAGTCATGCGCAATCAGATGCTTGAAACCATCGATACCCCGCGTGGTCTTGTGGAAGTCCTTTACCAAAATGCCTTCGCCGGAATCGATATCGGCTTGAATGACTGGCTCTCAAAAATCGACGCGGCCACAAAGGATGAAGTGGTGAAGGCTGCCCAAAAAGTCCAACTGGATACGATTTACTTTTTAACAGGAACGGAGGGGTAATGATATGAAGAAGATTACCTTCGATCAGCTGCAGGAAAACCTTTATTATGAGAAGATGGCAAACGGGTTGGATGTGTACATCCTTCCAAAG from Rossellomorea marisflavi includes the following:
- a CDS encoding ABC transporter permease; this encodes MGFIDILTILIPSTLLWAAPLIFTSLGGAFSERSGVVNIGLEGLMVIGAFSSIVFNLAFADTFGAATPWVSLIVGMLAGALISILHAVASISFRADQTVSGVAINLLAVGLTLFLVKRIYGKGQTDIISEGFSKIDVPVLHKIPVIGDIFFSNTYWPPFVAIIAAFLVWFIMFKTPFGLRLRSVGEHPMAADTMGINVTRMRYIGVILSGAFAGIGGGVYAQSISSDFSHATISGQGFMALAALIFGKWHPLGAMGAAIFFGFAQSLSIIGSSLPLFENIPSVYLLIAPYVLTILALTGFIGRADAPKALGTPYIKGSR
- the yfmF gene encoding EF-P 5-aminopentanol modification-associated protein YfmF, whose translation is MSDINEVIKKKNGYTLHIVKTEKFKTNSIVFKMKAPLDQDTVTLRGLLPHVMQSSTKSFPSTTKLRSHLDELYGANFFVDLGKKGEYHIVSMSVEIANEKFLADSEPLLQKGIEFLTEVLFHPHATDEFDHATVEKEKRNQKIRIQSVYDDKMRYANSRLVEEMCKGERFALHVNGEKEEVDAITPKALYDYYERVMREDQFDLYVIGDVDADEVEKLCDGLMDLTDRDPERVDQGIQKEIKKENVIKEQQDVKQGKLNIGYRTHTQYGDEDYFALQVFNGIFGGFSHSKLFINVREKASLAYYAASRLESHKGLLMVMSGIESKNYDQAVGIIDEQLQAMKSGDFTSDELEQTKAVMRNQMLETIDTPRGLVEVLYQNAFAGIDIGLNDWLSKIDAATKDEVVKAAQKVQLDTIYFLTGTEG